The following proteins are co-located in the Microbulbifer sp. VAAF005 genome:
- a CDS encoding DUF5993 family protein, giving the protein MSLLFLFYLLAMSLAAKNNRSLATATFVFALVLSVLWLSYHTSDNVNLAL; this is encoded by the coding sequence ATGAGCCTCTTATTCCTCTTCTATCTCTTGGCAATGTCCCTCGCCGCAAAGAACAATCGTTCACTCGCAACAGCAACATTCGTTTTTGCCCTAGTGCTAAGTGTCCTATGGCTGAGTTACCACACCAGCGACAATGTCAACTTAGCCTTGTAA